Proteins co-encoded in one Xiphophorus couchianus chromosome 3, X_couchianus-1.0, whole genome shotgun sequence genomic window:
- the LOC114139270 gene encoding C-C chemokine receptor type 3 isoform X2, producing MNVTENLTEYYDYDSDCNETSWVFTSGSVLIPVLYYMLFCVGLIGNAIVLWVLLRYTKIRTMTDVFLLNLVLSDLLMAVSLPVWVHVAQSLPSCKLATGFYQLGFYSGTFFVTMMSVDRYLAIVHAVAAMRKRTLRYGLIASVIIWVASVVLATPHVVFASLESLDNESFQCHPIYPEETESSWKMQRNFTENVVALFLCLPVIIFCYVNILVVVSKSRNSKRDKAIKLIFIVVCLFVLCWVPYNIIVFLKTLQPMSEYLNNCESSQAIDAAMVFAEIIALSHCCVNPVIYAFVGEKFRKTLAKVLSKYFRWNYQSTSQTTDNETSNTPVRSDY from the exons ATGAACGTAACGGAGAATTTGACCGAATATTATGACTATGATTCCGACTGCAATGAAACAAGTTGGGTCTTCACCAGTGGATCTGTGCTCATCCCTGTTCTTTACTACATGTTGTTCTGTGTGGGCCTAATAG GAAATGCTATAGTTCTCTGGGTTCTCCTCCGGTACACAAAGATAAGGACTATGACTGACGTGTTCCTCCTAAACTTGGTCCTATCTGACCTTTTAATGGCTGTATCTCTGCCTGTCTGGGTCCACGTTGCCCAGAGCCTTCCATCCTGCAAACTGGCTACAGGATTCTATCAA TTGGGTTTCTACAGCGGGACGTTCTTTGTGACCATGATGAGCGTGGACCGCTACCTCGCAATCGTCCACGCTGTGGCAGCCATGCGAAAGCGGACCCTTCGCTACGGACTCATCGCCAGTGTCATCATCTGGGTCGCATCTGTGGTCTTGGCAACCCCACATGTGGTCTTTGCCAGCTTAGAGTCACTGGACAATGAAAGCTTCCAGTGCCATCCCATCTACCCAGAGGAAACCGAGTCGTCGTGGAAAATGCAGCGAAATTTCACAGAGAACGTGGTGGCCCTTTTTCTCTGTCTTCCTGTCATTATTTTTTGCTACGTGAATATCCTCGTGGTGGTCTCCAAATCCAGGAACTCCAAAAGGGACAAAGCAATCAAGTTGATTTTCATtgttgtgtgtctgtttgtgctGTGCTGGGTGCCCTACAACATCATAGTCTTCCTGAAGACACTGCAGCCAATGTCTGAATACCTAAACAACTGCGAGTCGTCACAGGCCATCGATGCAGCCATGGTCTTTGCTGAGATCATTGCTCTGTCTCACTGCTGCGTAAATCCAGTCATCTACGCATTCGTTGGGGAGAAGTTCAGGAAGACGTTGGCCAAAGTGCTTTCCAAGTATTTCCGTTGGAATTACCAGAGCACCAGCCAAACCACAGACAACGAGACCTCTAACACACCTGTACGATCAGATTATTGA
- the LOC114139270 gene encoding C-C chemokine receptor type 3 isoform X1, which yields MGNTMNVTENLTEYYDYDSDCNETSWVFTSGSVLIPVLYYMLFCVGLIGNAIVLWVLLRYTKIRTMTDVFLLNLVLSDLLMAVSLPVWVHVAQSLPSCKLATGFYQLGFYSGTFFVTMMSVDRYLAIVHAVAAMRKRTLRYGLIASVIIWVASVVLATPHVVFASLESLDNESFQCHPIYPEETESSWKMQRNFTENVVALFLCLPVIIFCYVNILVVVSKSRNSKRDKAIKLIFIVVCLFVLCWVPYNIIVFLKTLQPMSEYLNNCESSQAIDAAMVFAEIIALSHCCVNPVIYAFVGEKFRKTLAKVLSKYFRWNYQSTSQTTDNETSNTPVRSDY from the exons CACTATGAACGTAACGGAGAATTTGACCGAATATTATGACTATGATTCCGACTGCAATGAAACAAGTTGGGTCTTCACCAGTGGATCTGTGCTCATCCCTGTTCTTTACTACATGTTGTTCTGTGTGGGCCTAATAG GAAATGCTATAGTTCTCTGGGTTCTCCTCCGGTACACAAAGATAAGGACTATGACTGACGTGTTCCTCCTAAACTTGGTCCTATCTGACCTTTTAATGGCTGTATCTCTGCCTGTCTGGGTCCACGTTGCCCAGAGCCTTCCATCCTGCAAACTGGCTACAGGATTCTATCAA TTGGGTTTCTACAGCGGGACGTTCTTTGTGACCATGATGAGCGTGGACCGCTACCTCGCAATCGTCCACGCTGTGGCAGCCATGCGAAAGCGGACCCTTCGCTACGGACTCATCGCCAGTGTCATCATCTGGGTCGCATCTGTGGTCTTGGCAACCCCACATGTGGTCTTTGCCAGCTTAGAGTCACTGGACAATGAAAGCTTCCAGTGCCATCCCATCTACCCAGAGGAAACCGAGTCGTCGTGGAAAATGCAGCGAAATTTCACAGAGAACGTGGTGGCCCTTTTTCTCTGTCTTCCTGTCATTATTTTTTGCTACGTGAATATCCTCGTGGTGGTCTCCAAATCCAGGAACTCCAAAAGGGACAAAGCAATCAAGTTGATTTTCATtgttgtgtgtctgtttgtgctGTGCTGGGTGCCCTACAACATCATAGTCTTCCTGAAGACACTGCAGCCAATGTCTGAATACCTAAACAACTGCGAGTCGTCACAGGCCATCGATGCAGCCATGGTCTTTGCTGAGATCATTGCTCTGTCTCACTGCTGCGTAAATCCAGTCATCTACGCATTCGTTGGGGAGAAGTTCAGGAAGACGTTGGCCAAAGTGCTTTCCAAGTATTTCCGTTGGAATTACCAGAGCACCAGCCAAACCACAGACAACGAGACCTCTAACACACCTGTACGATCAGATTATTGA